The following proteins come from a genomic window of bacterium:
- the rfbB gene encoding dTDP-glucose 4,6-dehydratase, with the protein MKYFITGGAGFIGSNFIRYLIGKEPDAEVINFDKLTYAGNPENLSELKGNKRYTFVKGDISDSEMVDKHIRGCDILINFAAETHVDRSIGDPRDFITTDIVGTYVLLENAKKHSIKKFIQISTDEVYGSIEKGSFDEDSTLKPTNPYSASKTGADRLVFSYWATYKLPVVISRASNNYGPFQYPEKIIPLFVTNAIENRELPLYGDGLNVRDWLYVEDHCAAILFLVKKGVNGEVYNIAGGNEITNIELTRSILKILGKSESLIKKVRDREGHDRRYSLNISKIKNLGWEPAAEFGKGLELTVKWYIENTDWWKKIKSGEYLEYYRKQYLHR; encoded by the coding sequence ATGAAATATTTTATAACAGGCGGCGCGGGTTTTATAGGTTCGAATTTCATAAGGTATCTCATCGGCAAAGAACCGGACGCGGAGGTAATTAATTTCGATAAACTTACTTACGCGGGAAACCCGGAAAACCTTTCGGAATTGAAGGGTAATAAGAGATATACATTCGTCAAAGGCGATATATCCGATTCTGAGATGGTGGATAAGCATATCCGCGGATGTGATATTCTTATTAATTTTGCGGCGGAAACGCATGTTGACCGTTCTATAGGGGACCCGCGCGATTTTATAACCACCGATATCGTAGGGACGTATGTCCTGCTTGAAAATGCGAAAAAACATTCCATAAAAAAGTTTATTCAAATATCCACCGATGAAGTTTACGGCAGTATAGAGAAAGGTTCGTTTGATGAAGATTCCACGTTAAAACCCACCAACCCGTATTCCGCGAGCAAAACAGGGGCTGACAGGCTCGTTTTTTCTTACTGGGCTACCTATAAGCTGCCTGTGGTGATTTCACGCGCGTCGAATAATTACGGCCCTTTCCAGTACCCTGAAAAAATAATCCCGCTTTTTGTCACGAATGCCATTGAAAACAGGGAACTGCCCCTTTACGGCGACGGGTTAAATGTCAGGGATTGGCTTTATGTGGAAGACCATTGCGCCGCCATTCTTTTTCTTGTCAAAAAAGGCGTTAACGGGGAAGTTTACAATATAGCGGGAGGCAATGAAATCACGAATATAGAGCTTACACGAAGCATATTAAAGATACTGGGTAAAAGCGAGTCCCTGATTAAAAAAGTCAGGGATCGCGAAGGGCATGACAGAAGGTATTCCCTCAATATTTCTAAGATTAAAAACCTGGGGTGGGAACCTGCCGCTGAATTTGGAAAGGGACTTGAATTAACGGTTAAATGGTATATTGAGAACACAGATTGGTGGAAAAAGATAAAATCCGGTGAATATCTCGAATATTACAGGAAACAGTATTTACACCGATAA